The Acidobacteriota bacterium genome includes a region encoding these proteins:
- the amrB gene encoding AmmeMemoRadiSam system protein B, translating into MVRRAAVAGSFYPGDPDELRRTVVSGIPAPGQAPPPAARAVLVPHAGYIYSGRVAGEVFSSVALPGRFILLGPNHTGRGAALALAPPGEWETPLGRAPVDGEMNRALLEACPPLREDAAAHRDEHALEVQIPFLQALAPGFRFSAVCVGTVDYAPLEELGHAMALVIGRMAEPVLLVSSSDMTHYETAEAASRLDRLAIGRVLDLDPAGLYETVLEKGISMCGFGPTVAVLVACRDLGARAGRLVRYTHSGEVTGDRARVVAYAGIVIA; encoded by the coding sequence ATGGTGAGAAGGGCCGCCGTAGCCGGCAGCTTCTATCCCGGCGATCCCGACGAACTCCGAAGGACCGTCGTCTCCGGCATCCCCGCCCCCGGGCAGGCGCCCCCCCCGGCCGCACGGGCGGTGCTGGTGCCCCATGCCGGCTATATCTACTCCGGGAGGGTGGCCGGCGAGGTCTTCTCCTCCGTCGCCCTGCCGGGCCGCTTCATCCTCCTGGGACCCAACCACACGGGGAGGGGGGCGGCGCTGGCCCTGGCGCCCCCGGGGGAGTGGGAGACGCCCCTGGGAAGGGCGCCCGTGGACGGGGAGATGAACCGCGCCCTCCTCGAGGCGTGCCCCCCCCTCAGGGAGGACGCCGCCGCCCATCGCGACGAGCACGCGCTCGAGGTCCAGATCCCCTTCCTGCAGGCGCTCGCCCCCGGCTTCCGTTTTTCGGCCGTCTGCGTCGGGACCGTCGACTATGCCCCCCTGGAGGAGCTGGGGCACGCGATGGCGCTCGTGATCGGGAGGATGGCGGAGCCGGTCCTGCTGGTGTCGAGTTCCGACATGACGCATTACGAAACCGCCGAAGCCGCCTCCCGCCTCGACCGGCTGGCCATCGGGCGGGTCCTGGACCTGGACCCGGCGGGGCTCTACGAAACGGTGCTCGAAAAGGGGATCAGCATGTGCGGCTTCGGGCCCACCGTGGCCGTGCTCGTCGCCTGCCGGGACCTGGGCGCCCGTGCGGGGCGCCTCGTGCGCTACACCCATTCGGGGGAGGTGACGGGCGACCGCGCAAGGGTGGTCGCCTACGCCGGGATCGTCATCGCCTGA
- a CDS encoding orotate phosphoribosyltransferase: protein MTQDEVLNMFKQSGALLEGHFLLTSGLHSDRYLQCALVLERPEQAAALGAALAGRLREIGEPPDCVIAPALGGILVAHEVARAAGVRALFAERQDGALTLRRGFGIRPGEKAFVVEDVVTTGGSTRETMAVVTRAGGVVVAAGSLIDRSGGKTDLGVPRTALAVLDIPTYAAEECPLCKAGSRAIKPGSRS from the coding sequence ATGACACAGGATGAAGTGCTGAATATGTTCAAACAGTCCGGCGCGCTTCTGGAGGGGCATTTCCTGCTCACCTCCGGCCTGCACAGCGACCGCTACCTGCAGTGCGCCCTGGTCCTCGAGCGCCCCGAACAGGCGGCCGCCCTGGGGGCCGCCCTGGCGGGGCGGCTCCGGGAGATCGGGGAGCCACCCGATTGCGTCATCGCCCCCGCCCTGGGGGGCATCCTGGTGGCGCACGAGGTGGCGCGCGCCGCCGGGGTGCGCGCCCTCTTCGCCGAGCGCCAGGACGGCGCTCTCACCCTGCGGCGCGGGTTCGGGATCCGGCCCGGGGAGAAGGCCTTCGTGGTGGAGGACGTCGTCACCACGGGGGGGTCCACCCGCGAAACCATGGCCGTCGTCACCCGGGCGGGGGGGGTCGTCGTCGCGGCCGGCTCCCTGATCGACCGGAGCGGGGGGAAGACCGACCTCGGGGTGCCCCGGACGGCGCTCGCGGTCCTCGACATTCCCACCTACGCGGCCGAGGAGTGCCCCTTATGCAAAGCCGGAAGCAGGGCGATCAAACCGGGCAGCCGATCGTAG
- a CDS encoding ATP-binding protein, with the protein MKRIANEIEVIINSALENLELIQTLTDCITDFMRFDEDTAHWIGMSVRESVTNAIQHGNKLDSGKTVDICFAVEPDRLGVTVRDQGQGFQADSIPSPLDADNLLKPSGRGIFYIRTFMDEVEFRSLPQGGTEVYMVKRIPTI; encoded by the coding sequence ATGAAGAGAATAGCCAACGAGATCGAGGTCATCATCAACAGCGCGCTGGAAAACCTCGAACTCATCCAGACCCTCACGGACTGCATCACCGATTTTATGCGCTTCGATGAGGATACGGCCCACTGGATCGGGATGTCGGTCCGCGAATCGGTGACCAACGCCATCCAGCACGGCAACAAGCTCGATTCCGGCAAGACCGTCGATATCTGTTTCGCGGTTGAGCCCGACAGGCTGGGTGTTACCGTCCGGGACCAGGGGCAGGGGTTTCAGGCGGACAGCATCCCCAGTCCCCTCGATGCGGACAACCTGCTCAAACCGAGCGGGCGGGGGATATTCTATATCCGCACCTTCATGGATGAGGTCGAGTTCCGGTCTCTCCCCCAGGGGGGGACCGAAGTCTACATGGTGAAAAGGATTCCTACTATCTGA
- the ligA gene encoding NAD-dependent DNA ligase LigA, with product MTDSTEDRIEELRRIIEYHNHRYYIEAAPEISDLEFDRLMLELRDLEQRHPERITPSSPTRRVGGGPIEGFRSVPHPVPMLSIENTYNEEEVREFDGRIRRLLEGAAPRYIVEQKIDGVSASLLYENGLFSLGLTRGDGARGDDITHNLRTVRDIPLRLIGSPPPVLEVRGEVYMTHSELSRLNRLQAEAGERVFANCRNATAGSLKLLDPRQSSRRNLRFFAHSEGRLVGLGLSSHLEFLERVRAFGIPAVPHGGIFDSIDGALAWCADALESREGLDYETDGLVIKIDGFAQRERLGATSKSPRWVIALKVELWQAETRVLDIRVQVGKGGTLTPVAELETVEIAGTRVSRVSLHNADEIARKDIRIGDHVVVEKAGKIIPHVVRVELEKRTGTELPYLFPTECPVCRGEVGRDEGGVYIRCLNPSCPAQLKERVRYLASRKALDIEGLGPALIDQLVDRGLVSSLTDIYALTARQLEGLERMGEKSAQNLVEAVRASKGRGLERVLAGLGIRHIGERNARLLAGEFGDIRSLTEATEERLAAIGGIGPVVAESVYRFFRSRAGRDIVRELGRHGVDLTAGSGAARPREHEEFRDRTFVVTGTLSRHGRAEMEALIRKLGGKTTSAVSRKTDFVVAGRDPGGKLEKARVLGVRVLDEEEFERMAGLSGAPVPGEPAGDGD from the coding sequence ATGACCGACTCCACAGAGGACAGGATCGAAGAGCTGCGCAGGATCATCGAATATCACAACCACCGCTATTACATCGAGGCCGCCCCCGAAATCAGCGACCTGGAGTTCGACCGCCTCATGCTCGAGCTCCGGGACCTCGAGCAGCGGCACCCCGAGAGGATCACCCCTTCGAGCCCCACCCGGCGGGTGGGCGGCGGGCCGATCGAAGGTTTCCGCTCGGTCCCGCACCCGGTCCCCATGCTCTCGATCGAAAACACCTACAACGAGGAGGAGGTGCGTGAATTCGATGGCCGCATCCGGCGGCTCCTGGAAGGGGCGGCCCCCCGTTACATCGTGGAACAGAAGATCGACGGGGTGTCGGCCTCCCTGCTGTACGAAAACGGCCTGTTCTCCCTCGGTCTCACCCGCGGGGACGGCGCGCGGGGGGACGACATCACGCACAACCTGCGCACCGTTCGGGACATCCCGCTCCGCCTGATCGGCTCCCCTCCGCCGGTTCTGGAGGTGCGGGGCGAAGTCTACATGACCCACTCCGAGCTTTCGCGCCTGAACCGGCTGCAGGCCGAAGCGGGGGAACGCGTCTTCGCCAACTGCCGGAACGCGACCGCCGGGAGCCTCAAGCTCCTGGACCCCCGCCAGAGCAGCCGGCGGAACCTCCGCTTCTTCGCCCACAGCGAGGGGCGCCTCGTGGGGCTGGGGCTCTCTTCCCACCTGGAATTTTTGGAGAGGGTGCGCGCCTTCGGGATCCCGGCCGTCCCCCACGGCGGGATCTTCGACTCGATCGACGGAGCGCTGGCCTGGTGCGCCGATGCGCTCGAGTCGCGCGAGGGCCTCGATTACGAGACGGACGGCCTGGTCATCAAGATCGACGGCTTCGCCCAGAGGGAGCGCCTCGGCGCCACCTCCAAGTCCCCCCGGTGGGTCATCGCCCTCAAGGTGGAGCTCTGGCAGGCGGAGACGCGGGTCCTCGACATCCGCGTGCAGGTGGGAAAGGGCGGCACCCTCACTCCCGTGGCCGAACTGGAGACGGTGGAGATCGCGGGGACGCGCGTGTCCCGCGTCAGCCTGCACAACGCCGACGAGATCGCCCGCAAGGACATCCGCATCGGGGATCATGTCGTCGTCGAAAAGGCGGGCAAGATCATCCCGCACGTGGTGCGGGTGGAACTGGAAAAGCGCACGGGCACGGAGCTCCCCTACCTCTTCCCCACGGAGTGCCCCGTCTGCCGGGGGGAGGTGGGGCGGGACGAGGGGGGGGTCTATATCCGCTGCCTGAACCCCTCCTGCCCGGCGCAGCTCAAGGAGCGGGTGCGCTACCTGGCCTCGCGCAAGGCGCTCGACATCGAGGGGCTCGGACCGGCCCTGATCGACCAGCTCGTGGACCGGGGGCTGGTGTCCTCCCTCACAGATATCTACGCCCTGACGGCCCGGCAGCTCGAGGGGCTGGAGAGGATGGGGGAAAAATCGGCGCAGAACCTCGTCGAGGCGGTCCGCGCGAGCAAGGGGAGGGGGCTGGAGCGCGTACTCGCCGGACTCGGGATCCGCCACATCGGGGAACGCAACGCCCGGCTGCTGGCGGGGGAATTCGGGGATATCCGGAGCCTCACGGAGGCGACCGAGGAAAGGCTGGCCGCGATCGGCGGCATCGGCCCGGTCGTGGCCGAGAGCGTCTACCGCTTTTTCCGCAGCCGCGCCGGCAGGGACATCGTCCGGGAACTCGGGCGCCACGGCGTGGACCTCACGGCCGGGAGCGGCGCCGCGCGCCCCCGGGAGCACGAGGAGTTCCGGGACCGGACCTTCGTCGTCACCGGGACCCTGAGCCGTCACGGCCGCGCCGAAATGGAGGCCCTCATCCGCAAACTGGGGGGGAAGACGACGTCGGCCGTTTCGCGCAAGACCGATTTCGTCGTGGCGGGGCGCGACCCGGGCGGCAAGCTGGAAAAGGCGCGCGTCCTGGGGGTCCGGGTGCTCGACGAGGAGGAGTTCGAGCGGATGGCGGGGCTCTCCGGCGCTCCCGTCCCCGGGGAGCCGGCCGGCGACGGGGATTGA
- a CDS encoding STAS domain-containing protein — MEMKIEQRMVRDVHILDCSGKITLGEGTMTVRNTVRDILKDKGNKIVLNLADVNYIDSSGIGELVSTYTTVTNSGGQLKLLNLTKKIHELLQITKLLTVFQVFDDERAAIASFE, encoded by the coding sequence GTGGAAATGAAGATCGAACAACGTATGGTCAGGGACGTTCACATCCTGGACTGCAGCGGCAAGATCACGCTGGGTGAAGGCACCATGACGGTGCGCAACACGGTACGCGACATCCTGAAGGACAAGGGGAACAAGATCGTTCTCAATCTTGCGGACGTGAACTATATCGACAGTTCCGGGATCGGCGAACTGGTGAGCACCTACACGACGGTGACCAACAGCGGCGGGCAGCTCAAGCTGCTCAACCTGACCAAGAAGATCCACGAACTGCTGCAGATCACGAAGCTCCTGACGGTGTTCCAGGTGTTCGACGACGAGCGGGCGGCCATCGCCAGTTTCGAATAG
- a CDS encoding 1-deoxy-D-xylulose-5-phosphate reductoisomerase: MKVISILGSTGSIGTNTLRVTSAFPKKFRVAGLCGGRNTALLAAQVEEIQPDIASSADAEASAEVQGLLRQRGYPMARTRFVHGLDGHIEVACHPESSMVLSAISGAAGLLPTYYALENGKGIALANKETLVMAGELIMEKSRRMRVPILPVDSEHNAIHQCLRGGTEEEVGRLILTASGGPFRKTPREKLADVTLEDALNHPTWRMGRKITIDSATLMNKGLEVIEASRLFGVSADRISVVVHPQSVVHSMVEYIDGSVLAQLGPTDMRIAIQYALTYPERWRTPLPSLDFQKLANLEFLEPDPEKFPCLDLAYRALRAGGTAPAALNAANEIAVEGFLDRAISFQDIPRIIETVLDAHKPGKAAELEDILEADRWAREAARACCPHRRRTVSGGGA, encoded by the coding sequence ATGAAAGTCATCTCCATTCTCGGCTCCACCGGATCGATCGGCACCAACACCCTCCGGGTAACCTCCGCCTTTCCCAAAAAGTTCCGGGTGGCGGGCCTCTGCGGCGGCCGTAACACCGCCCTGCTCGCCGCCCAGGTCGAGGAAATCCAACCCGATATCGCCTCGAGCGCGGACGCGGAAGCCTCCGCCGAGGTCCAGGGCCTTCTGCGCCAGCGGGGCTACCCCATGGCGCGCACCCGGTTCGTCCACGGGCTCGACGGGCATATCGAGGTCGCCTGCCACCCCGAATCCTCCATGGTGCTTTCGGCCATTTCCGGGGCCGCGGGCCTTCTCCCCACCTATTACGCCCTCGAAAACGGCAAGGGGATCGCCCTGGCCAACAAGGAAACCCTGGTCATGGCGGGGGAGCTGATCATGGAGAAGTCGCGCCGGATGCGCGTCCCGATCCTCCCCGTCGACAGCGAACACAACGCGATCCATCAATGCCTGCGAGGGGGGACGGAGGAGGAGGTCGGCCGCCTGATCCTGACCGCCTCCGGCGGCCCCTTCAGGAAAACGCCCAGGGAGAAACTCGCCGACGTGACGCTGGAGGACGCGCTCAACCACCCGACCTGGCGCATGGGACGCAAGATCACCATCGACTCCGCCACGCTGATGAACAAGGGGCTCGAGGTCATCGAGGCCTCCCGGCTGTTCGGGGTCTCCGCCGACAGGATCAGCGTTGTGGTGCACCCGCAGAGCGTGGTCCATTCCATGGTGGAATACATCGACGGCTCGGTGCTGGCGCAGCTCGGACCGACCGACATGCGCATCGCCATCCAGTACGCCCTGACCTACCCGGAGAGGTGGCGGACCCCCCTCCCTTCCCTGGATTTCCAGAAGCTGGCGAACCTGGAGTTCCTGGAGCCGGACCCCGAGAAGTTTCCGTGCCTCGATCTCGCCTACCGGGCGCTCAGGGCGGGGGGGACCGCCCCGGCGGCCCTCAACGCGGCCAACGAGATCGCGGTGGAGGGGTTCCTCGACAGGGCCATCTCTTTCCAGGACATCCCCCGGATCATCGAAACGGTGCTCGACGCCCACAAGCCCGGGAAGGCGGCGGAACTGGAAGACATCCTGGAGGCCGACCGGTGGGCGCGCGAGGCGGCCAGGGCCTGTTGCCCGCACCGCCGGAGGACGGTTTCCGGCGGAGGGGCCTAG
- the ruvC gene encoding crossover junction endodeoxyribonuclease RuvC: MRILGVDPGSGATGYGMIDTDGSRHRTILFGAVTTSPRRPFHQRLLTIFEELDAVLAREGADVMAIEGVFHSANVQAALKLGHARGVALVVAARRGLDVREYSPLEIKSAVVGYGRAEKIQVQAMVQLILGLPELPTPDHAADALAVAICHAHRMGGKGVRR, encoded by the coding sequence GTGCGCATACTGGGCGTCGACCCCGGGAGCGGGGCCACCGGCTACGGGATGATCGATACCGACGGTTCGCGCCACCGGACCATCCTCTTCGGCGCGGTCACGACCTCGCCCCGGCGCCCGTTCCACCAGCGCCTCCTCACGATCTTCGAAGAGCTCGACGCGGTCCTCGCCCGGGAGGGGGCCGATGTCATGGCGATCGAGGGGGTGTTCCATTCGGCCAACGTCCAGGCGGCCCTGAAACTCGGCCACGCCCGCGGAGTCGCTCTCGTCGTCGCCGCCCGGCGGGGGCTCGACGTCCGGGAATATTCGCCGCTGGAAATCAAGAGCGCCGTCGTCGGGTACGGCCGCGCCGAAAAAATCCAGGTCCAGGCCATGGTCCAGCTGATTTTGGGCCTTCCCGAACTGCCCACCCCCGACCACGCCGCCGACGCCCTGGCGGTGGCCATCTGTCACGCACACAGGATGGGGGGGAAGGGCGTCAGGCGATGA
- the truA gene encoding tRNA pseudouridine(38-40) synthase TruA has translation MQSRKQGDQTGQPIVGGRNIRLTLAFDGTAYRGWQIQKDAPTIQGLVSSALERITGAAVSLTGSGRTDAGTHARGLVANFHTLSRIPPGRLVRAVNSLLPRDIRVLRARAAPPGFHARRSARSKVYRYQVYLGKILAPHLLREYFHYPYPVDVPRMRRAAGLLEGEHDFASYAKTGSAVGGTVRRIGRCDLTLRGRRLHLTVEGNGFLHHMVRNMAGTLLEVGRGAMPLEDFALLFEKRDRRSAGFTAPAHGLVLLKVRY, from the coding sequence ATGCAAAGCCGGAAGCAGGGCGATCAAACCGGGCAGCCGATCGTAGGCGGGCGGAACATCCGCCTGACCCTCGCTTTCGACGGAACCGCCTACCGCGGCTGGCAGATCCAGAAGGACGCCCCGACGATCCAGGGACTGGTCTCTTCGGCCCTCGAACGGATCACGGGGGCCGCGGTCAGCCTGACGGGGAGCGGGAGGACCGATGCGGGGACGCACGCGCGCGGGCTGGTGGCGAACTTCCACACCCTTTCCCGCATCCCCCCCGGACGCCTGGTGCGAGCCGTCAACAGCCTGCTTCCAAGGGACATCCGCGTACTCCGGGCGCGGGCGGCGCCGCCGGGGTTCCATGCGCGCAGGAGCGCCCGGAGCAAGGTCTACCGCTACCAGGTTTACCTCGGGAAGATCCTGGCCCCCCACCTGCTGCGGGAGTATTTCCATTACCCGTACCCGGTCGATGTCCCCAGGATGAGGAGGGCCGCGGGGCTGCTCGAGGGGGAACACGACTTTGCGAGCTACGCCAAGACCGGGTCGGCCGTCGGCGGCACCGTCCGGCGGATCGGCCGCTGCGACCTGACGCTGAGGGGGCGGCGGCTCCACCTGACGGTCGAGGGAAACGGGTTTTTGCACCACATGGTCCGCAATATGGCCGGCACCCTGCTTGAAGTGGGCAGGGGGGCCATGCCCCTCGAGGACTTCGCCCTCCTGTTCGAAAAGAGGGACCGCCGCTCGGCCGGCTTTACGGCCCCCGCCCACGGCCTCGTGCTCCTGAAAGTTCGGTACTGA
- a CDS encoding phosphatidate cytidylyltransferase gives MKRILSAVVLLPIAVLGVLYAPPVLYLAGIGVIGSLCLHEYFGLVRSLGIRVQPLFGHAAFWILLVALRQGRFATVVLFALVLLGAFLSAMWRRGWPMRDRALALMAESLGLFYFTLFLYPALPIRYDFGADGMPWTVILLAVIWTGDSAALLAGKTVGRTRFAPELSPKKTNEGALAGLLAGVGIAVLLERLLFPALPLGHVIAASALAGAFGQLGDLAESMLKRAAATKDSSQLIPGHGGALDRMDSLLFAFPVLYFYLTFFC, from the coding sequence ATGAAAAGAATACTCTCGGCGGTCGTTCTCCTCCCCATCGCCGTCCTCGGCGTGCTCTACGCCCCGCCGGTCCTTTACCTGGCCGGCATCGGCGTCATCGGCTCCCTCTGCCTGCACGAATACTTCGGCCTGGTGCGGTCGCTGGGGATCCGGGTCCAGCCGCTCTTCGGGCATGCCGCGTTCTGGATCCTGCTCGTCGCGCTGCGCCAGGGCCGCTTCGCCACCGTCGTCCTTTTCGCGCTCGTGCTGCTCGGGGCCTTCCTGTCGGCCATGTGGCGGCGCGGGTGGCCGATGCGCGACCGGGCGCTGGCCCTCATGGCGGAGTCCCTGGGGCTGTTTTATTTCACCCTCTTTCTTTACCCCGCCCTGCCGATCCGGTACGATTTCGGAGCCGACGGGATGCCGTGGACCGTCATCCTGCTGGCCGTGATCTGGACCGGGGATTCGGCCGCCCTCCTGGCGGGGAAAACGGTGGGGAGGACCCGGTTCGCACCGGAGCTGAGCCCGAAGAAAACCAACGAGGGGGCGCTCGCGGGGCTGCTGGCCGGGGTGGGAATCGCCGTCCTGCTCGAGAGGCTCCTGTTCCCCGCCCTCCCCCTCGGCCACGTCATCGCCGCCTCGGCCCTGGCGGGGGCGTTCGGGCAACTGGGGGACCTGGCGGAATCGATGCTCAAGAGGGCGGCGGCGACGAAGGACAGTTCTCAACTGATACCGGGGCACGGGGGCGCGCTCGACCGAATGGACAGTCTGCTGTTCGCCTTTCCGGTCCTCTATTTCTATCTCACGTTCTTCTGCTGA
- a CDS encoding YebC/PmpR family DNA-binding transcriptional regulator — protein sequence MSGHSKWHSIKHKKAATDSKRGRIFTRLIKEMTAAARMGGGDPDANPRLRLAVATAKASNMPAENIKRSIMRGTGELPGVSYEDVNYEGYGPGGVAIFMVGLTDNKNRTVAELRHLLSKHGGNLGESGCVGWMFDRKGYIVVEKAAAGEDKLLEIALGAGAEDLKEDGDSFEIITAPEEMEGVRAALEAAGIPMTTAEISMIPQNYVKLEGKNAQTMLKLMEALEDHEDIQNVYSNFDIDESEFDAEAS from the coding sequence ATGTCAGGTCACTCAAAATGGCATTCCATTAAGCACAAGAAGGCGGCGACCGATTCCAAACGCGGCCGGATTTTCACCCGCCTGATCAAGGAGATGACCGCGGCCGCCCGGATGGGCGGCGGCGATCCGGATGCCAATCCGCGGTTGCGCCTGGCGGTGGCCACGGCCAAGGCGAGCAATATGCCGGCCGAGAACATCAAGAGGTCGATCATGCGGGGCACCGGGGAGCTCCCCGGGGTTTCCTACGAGGACGTGAACTACGAAGGGTACGGGCCCGGGGGGGTCGCCATCTTCATGGTGGGGCTGACCGACAACAAGAACCGCACGGTGGCCGAACTGCGCCACCTCCTGTCCAAGCACGGCGGGAACCTGGGGGAATCGGGCTGCGTCGGCTGGATGTTCGACCGGAAGGGCTACATCGTCGTGGAAAAGGCGGCGGCCGGGGAGGACAAGCTCCTGGAAATCGCCCTCGGCGCCGGGGCCGAAGACCTGAAGGAAGACGGTGACAGTTTCGAAATCATCACCGCCCCCGAAGAGATGGAGGGGGTGAGGGCGGCCCTCGAGGCGGCCGGGATCCCCATGACGACGGCCGAGATCTCCATGATCCCCCAGAACTACGTCAAGCTGGAGGGGAAGAACGCCCAGACGATGCTGAAGCTGATGGAGGCGCTGGAAGATCACGAGGATATCCAGAACGTCTATTCCAACTTCGACATCGACGAGTCGGAGTTCGACGCCGAAGCCTCGTAG
- the rseP gene encoding RIP metalloprotease RseP, with protein sequence MLLTILAFIVVLGITITVHEFGHFAMAKLLKIRVLVFSLGFGPRLIGFTRGGTEYRLSPIPIGGYVKMAGEAYEEHKGSTDEFLSHPKWHRFLVAVAGPMMNILLAVLILTVSYMQGVSAPRYPKEPAVVGPVAAGSPAADAGLQTGDRVLSVSGNRIETWEDLEVALGTAAKDALDVEVARDGRVLPLHLEPPPDETTVDAAALGFKFPLERTIVYTVDTESPAYRAGLRDGDEILSVRKNGRTGEDYSRILNIISESEGVPLRFRVRRPGAGEDREKVWESPAPPGGRILDLTITPVRENGRVIVGFVADYPSDLQKFGVLGALTQSVRRNFELSALTFRIIGRILKGSASVKTLSGPIEIARISGSAARTGSARVFFGFLGLISLQLGVFNLLPIPILDGGVIALLLVEGILRRDLSINLKEKIVQAGFLFLILLMGFVVFNDLTKILNLDRILP encoded by the coding sequence TTGCTGTTGACTATTCTAGCCTTTATCGTGGTCCTGGGCATCACCATCACCGTGCACGAGTTCGGCCACTTCGCCATGGCCAAGCTCCTGAAGATCCGGGTCCTGGTCTTTTCGCTGGGTTTCGGCCCCCGCCTGATCGGTTTCACGCGCGGGGGAACGGAATATCGCCTGAGCCCGATCCCCATCGGCGGATACGTGAAAATGGCGGGAGAAGCCTACGAGGAACACAAGGGCTCCACGGACGAGTTTCTGTCCCACCCCAAGTGGCACCGGTTCCTGGTGGCGGTCGCCGGCCCCATGATGAACATCCTGCTCGCCGTGCTCATCCTCACGGTCTCCTACATGCAGGGGGTGTCCGCCCCGAGATACCCGAAGGAACCGGCCGTGGTCGGCCCCGTAGCCGCCGGTTCCCCGGCTGCCGATGCCGGGCTCCAGACGGGAGACCGGGTCCTCTCCGTCAGCGGCAACCGCATCGAAACCTGGGAGGACCTCGAAGTGGCGCTGGGCACGGCGGCGAAAGACGCCCTGGACGTCGAGGTCGCGCGCGACGGCCGGGTGCTGCCGCTGCACCTGGAGCCCCCCCCCGACGAAACGACGGTCGATGCCGCGGCGCTGGGGTTCAAGTTCCCCCTCGAGCGGACCATCGTCTACACGGTCGACACCGAATCCCCCGCCTACCGGGCCGGGCTCCGGGACGGGGACGAGATCCTGTCGGTACGGAAAAACGGCCGGACGGGCGAGGATTACAGCCGGATCCTGAACATCATTTCGGAGAGCGAGGGGGTCCCCCTCAGGTTCCGGGTCCGAAGGCCCGGCGCAGGGGAAGACAGGGAAAAGGTGTGGGAATCCCCCGCCCCCCCGGGGGGCCGGATCCTCGATCTCACCATCACGCCCGTCAGGGAGAACGGCCGCGTGATCGTGGGATTCGTGGCCGATTACCCCTCCGATCTCCAGAAATTCGGAGTCCTGGGGGCCCTGACGCAATCGGTGCGGCGCAATTTCGAGTTGTCGGCGCTGACGTTCCGCATCATCGGAAGGATTTTGAAGGGATCGGCCTCGGTAAAGACGCTGTCGGGACCGATCGAGATCGCCCGGATATCCGGGAGCGCCGCCCGCACGGGCAGCGCCCGGGTTTTCTTCGGATTCCTCGGTTTGATCAGCCTTCAGCTGGGGGTTTTCAACCTGCTCCCGATCCCGATCCTGGACGGGGGCGTGATCGCCCTGCTCCTGGTGGAGGGGATCCTGCGAAGGGATCTCAGCATCAACCTGAAGGAGAAGATCGTACAGGCCGGATTCCTGTTCCTCATCCTCCTGATGGGTTTCGTGGTGTTCAACGACCTGACCAAGATCCTCAACCTCGACAGGATCCTCCCCTGA
- a CDS encoding isoprenyl transferase, with protein sequence MEMEGFAPSGSTEAELLQRIDEGRLPRHLAVIMDGNGRWAESRRLPRVAGHREGIESVREIVESSARLGLEALTLYAFSVENWKRPRSEVRTLMALLKRYLRRELDRIQGHNIRFVAIGRIGELEESVRAELQHAMRATAGNTGMSLYVALNYSGRAEIVDAFNLLLGERRINGDAAPVDEELIARHLYTSAVPDPDLLIRTSGEMRISNFLLWQIAYSEIYITPTYWPDFRRRHLLEAILEYQKRDRRYGGLQAPCEGGR encoded by the coding sequence ATGGAGATGGAGGGTTTCGCCCCTTCCGGAAGCACCGAAGCCGAACTGCTGCAGCGGATTGACGAGGGCCGCCTCCCCCGCCACCTGGCCGTGATCATGGACGGCAACGGCCGCTGGGCGGAATCGCGCCGGCTCCCGAGGGTGGCCGGGCACCGGGAGGGGATCGAGTCGGTCCGGGAAATCGTGGAGAGTTCCGCCCGCCTCGGGCTGGAGGCGCTCACCCTCTACGCTTTTTCGGTGGAAAACTGGAAGAGGCCGCGCTCCGAGGTTCGCACCCTCATGGCGCTGCTCAAGAGGTACCTCCGGCGCGAACTGGACCGGATCCAGGGGCACAACATCCGCTTCGTGGCCATCGGCAGGATCGGGGAGCTGGAGGAATCGGTGCGCGCGGAACTGCAGCATGCCATGCGCGCCACCGCCGGCAACACCGGCATGAGCCTGTACGTCGCCCTGAACTACAGCGGGCGCGCCGAAATCGTCGACGCCTTCAACCTCCTACTGGGGGAACGGAGGATAAACGGGGACGCGGCGCCGGTCGACGAGGAGCTGATCGCGCGCCACCTCTACACTTCCGCGGTCCCCGACCCCGACCTGCTGATCCGGACCAGCGGGGAAATGCGGATCAGCAATTTCCTCCTCTGGCAGATCGCCTATTCGGAAATCTACATCACCCCCACGTACTGGCCCGATTTCAGGCGCCGGCACCTGCTCGAGGCCATCCTGGAATACCAGAAGCGCGACCGGCGCTACGGAGGCCTCCAGGCCCCCTGCGAAGGCGGACGATGA